In Zygosaccharomyces rouxii strain CBS732 chromosome D complete sequence, one DNA window encodes the following:
- a CDS encoding formate dehydrogenase (highly similar to uniprot|Q08911 Saccharomyces cerevisiae YOR388C FDH1 NAD()-dependent formate dehydrogenase may protect cells from exogenous formate), with the protein MFRLPQLSARVVSGVSNSTAMRSANVAKKFSFPKTFSTSSTNMAKGKVLLVLYEGGKHAKEQSKLLGAIENELGIRNFIESNGYELVSTIDKDPEPTSRVDKELKDAEIVITTPFYPAYITKSRIDQAPNLKLAVTAGVGSDHVDLDAANKRNITVVEVTGSNVSSVAEHVMTTILVLLRNYNGGHAQAVNGEWDIAGVAKNEYDLEDKVISTVGAGRIGYRVLERLIAFNPKKLYYYDYQDLPAEAVKRLNDVSQLLNGRGDIVQRVERLEDMVSKSDVVTINAPLHEGTKGLFNKELLSHMKEGAYLVNTARGAICNAQDVADAVKSGKLAGYGGDVWDVQPAPKNHPWRSMNNKDQIGNAMTVHISGTSLDAQQRYAEGVKNILQSYFTKKFDYRPQDVIVKDGKYATRAYGQKK; encoded by the coding sequence atgtttaGACTACCCCAATTATCTGCAAGAGTCGTAAGCGGTGTCTCTAATAGCACTGCAATGCGTTCTGCTAATGTCGCCAAGAAATTCAGTTTTCCAAAGActttttccacttcatcAACTAATATGGCGAAGGGTAAAGTTCTACTAGTTCTTTATGAAGGTGGAAAGCATGCAAAAGAACAATCTAAATTATTAGGTgctattgaaaatgaattgggtattagaaattttatcGAATCTAATGGGTACGAACTGGTTAGTACCATTGACAAGGATCCTGAACCTACTTCCAGGGTGgacaaagaattgaaagatgcaGAAATTGTGATTACAACACCATTTTATCCTGCATATATCACTAAATCTAGAATTGATCAGGCTCCTAATTTGAAACTAGCAGTTACTGCTGGTGTGGGTTCTGATCATGTGGACTTGGATGCCGCCaataaaagaaatattACCGTCGTGGAAGTTACAGGATCTAATGTCAGTTCTGTTGCTGAGCATGTTATGACGACGATTTTGGTATTATTGAGAAACTACAACGGTGGTCACGCTCAAGCAGTCAATGGTGAATGGGATATCGCAGGTGTTGCCAAGAATGAATATGACTTAGAAGATAAAGTTATTTCTACCGTAGGTGCAGGTAGAATTGGCTACAGAGTCCTGGAGAGATTGATTGCGTTCAATCCAAAGAAACTGTACTACTACGATTATCAGGATTTACCAGCTGAAGCCGTCAAGAGATTAAACGATGTGAGTCAATTGCTTAACGGTAGAGGTGATATTGTGCAAAGAGTAGAGAGATTGGAAGACATGGTATCTAAATCTGATGTGGTTACTATTAATGCACCATTACACGAAGGTACTAAGGGTCTTTTCAACAAGGAATTGTTATCCCATATGAAGGAGGGTGCTTACTTGGTTAATACCGCTAGAGGTGCTATCTGTAATGCTCAAGATGTAGCTGATGCTGTAAAATCTGGAAAATTAGCAGGTTATGGTGGTGACGTCTGGGATGTACAACCAGCACCAAAGAACCATCCATGGAGATCCATGAATAACAAGGATCAAATAGGCAATGCTATGACTGTCCATATCAGCGGTACTTCTTTGGATGCTCAACAAAGATATGCCGAAGGTGTCAAGAACATTCTACAGAGTTATTTtaccaagaaatttgacTACCGTCCTCAAGATGTCATTGTAAAAGATGGTAAATATGCCACCAGGGCGTATGGTCAAAAGAAATAA
- the IRC3 gene encoding double-stranded DNA-dependent ATPase (similar to uniprot|Q06683 Saccharomyces cerevisiae YDR332W Hypothetical ORF) produces MFRLLRRCLTFSKPLRWYSQAVQLRDYQQHVIDKCLESLKDNKRRIGVSLATGGGKTVIFANLIKQLSQQTPHRALVLVHRRELVLQAAQTIKKFMPLARIQIEMGKYVCQDVKDCDVIVASVQSLIRRLDNYESTDIDLVIVDEAHHAVANSYLRILDHFKKDIPVVGFSATFERADHKALSTVMDEIVYHKGILEMINDNWLCEGKFTTVKIDADLNSVERASGSDDFKLDQLSRVMNIPEINGLVLKTYLHKSKEQPGGFNSTLLFAVDIKHVKALHHLFVSYGIKAECVTSETKARERDQIIDNFKKGDVKVLINCGIFTEGTDMPGIDCILLCRPTRSRSLLVQMIGRGLRLHHSKDFCHIIDFVGASDIGVVSVPTLAGIDNFQGDLDGATLQDLQEIKEQITATKKKHSEVQKLENESFNNWMKNKSCFDLTLTTFENFKSFYNQEHGDSTLPTAGTSSDDSLLNSSPYPFVKFAKNSWGLSLLSGHHLRIYKEGIKATKFNYTLKLYREIPIYLRDVTSTRYVPRELLSTDNLMQILGNVEQVISDLSTSKTGEGPVRNFTKFAKWRTDPATSKQKSAIHKKLTSRLTKRSDLMDSLNSEDIKRYTSGMKKGEAANILFATNIAPVYPLDSLLRVLRFKKNM; encoded by the coding sequence ATGTTTAGGCTTCTGCGACGTTGTTTGACATTTTCTAAGCCTCTTAGATGGTATTCACAGGCCGTACAACTACGTGATTACCAGCAACATGTCATTGACAAGTGTCTCGAGAGCCTGAAAGATAATAAAAGACGTATAGGCGTTTCGCTGGCTACGGGTGGTGGTAAAACCGTTATATTTGCTAATTTGATCAAGCAACTATCGCAGCAGACACCTCATAGAGCATTAGTACTTGTTCACCGTCGAGAATTGGTCCTACAGGCTGCTCAGACtataaagaaatttatGCCTCTGGCAAGAATACAGATTGAGATGGGTAAGTACGTGTGTCAAGATGTGAAGGATTGTGATGTTATTGTTGCATCTGTGCAATCGTTGATTAGACGACTCGACAATTACGAATCCACCGATATCGATTTAGTCATTGTGGATGAAGCTCATCATGCCGTAGCCAATTCCTATCTTCGAATTCTAGATCATTTTAAAAAGGACATTCCAGTGGTTGGATTCAGTGcaacatttgaaagagcaGATCATAAGGCTTTGTCAACCGTtatggatgaaattgtttATCATAAGGGGATCCTAGAGATGATAAATGACAATTGGTTATGTGAAGGCAAATTTACTACTGTAAAAATTGATGCAGATTTGAATTCTGTGGAAAGAGCATCGGGTTCAGATGATTTTAAACTGGACCAATTATCTCGGGTTATGAATATTCCAGAGATTAATGGACTTGTATTGAAAACATATTTGCACAAGAGTAAAGAACAACCAGGTGGGTTTAATTCGACATTACTCTTTGCGGTGGATATAAAGCATGTGAAAGCATTGCATCACTTATTCGTCTCATATGGTATCAAGGCTGAATGCGTTACTTCTGAAACTAAGGCAAGAGAAAGGGATCAAATCATAgataatttcaaaaaggGTGATGTTAAAGTGCTTATAAATTGTGGGATTTTTACAGAGGGGACAGATATGCCAGGTATAGACTGCATCTTATTGTGTCGTCCTACGAGGTCACGTAGCCTTCTTGTGCAAATGATAGGAAGAGGGTTAAGATTGCATCATTCAAAAGACTTCTGCCATATAATAGATTTTGTAGGTGCATCTGATATTGGAGTAGTTTCTGTACCCACTTTGGCTGGTATTGATAATTTCCAAGGAGATTTGGATGGTGCTACTCTGcaagatttacaagaaatcaaagaacAGATAACCGCCACCAAAAAGAAACATTCGGAAGTacagaaattggaaaacgaATCATTTAACAATTGGATGAAAAACAAATCATGCTTCGATTTAACGCTGACTACATTCgagaatttcaaaagtttttaCAATCAGGAACATGGAGACTCCACATTGCCAACCGCTGGCACTAGCTCTGATGATTCCTTACTGAACTCTTCTCCTTATCCCTTTGTGAAATTTGCCAAAAACTCTTGGGGGTTATCGTTACTCAGTGGCCATCATTTAAGGATTTACAAAGAGGGTATCAAGGCAACAAAGTTCAATTACACCTTGAAACTGTATCGCGAAATACCCATATACTTGAGAGATGTTACATCGACGAGGTATGTACCGAGAGAATTGCTTTCAACCGATAATCTGATGCAGATCCTGGGTAATGTTGAACAGGTTATATCAGATTTGTCAACTAGCAAGACTGGTGAAGGTCCTGTACGAAATTTTACTAAATTTGCTAAATGGAGAACTGATCCGGCTACATCAAAACAAAAATCCGCCATCCATAAGAAACTGACATCAAGATTGACCAAAAGATCCGATCTGATGGATTCATTGAACTCTGAGGACATAAAGCGCTATACAAGTGGCATGAAAAAAGGCGAAGCTgcaaatattttatttgCCACCAATATAGCACCTGTATACCCATTGGACTCGTTGCTAAGAGTCCTGCGattcaagaagaatatgTAA
- the SAM35 gene encoding SAM complex subunit SAM35 (similar to uniprot|P14693 Saccharomyces cerevisiae YHR083W SAM35 Essential component of the sorting and assembly machinery (SAM complex aka TOB complex) of the mitochondrial outer membrane which binds precursors of beta-barrel proteins and facilitates their insertion into the outer membrane), with protein sequence MTIFAVPGPVKALFDHFPLQTYPPISKRDDAMNYEFAQRTYDFQGPNAVQDDINNTFTLGVYNTFQESSSDVALATDPWCLYAQLALCKKNSLKLPQVTRAESGRPSKPQQKMALLSPLATQNESLPILVEGHNKRFIRSADSIQDTLKNRAAEEPQQLMYISLLDHVIYDCWITQVLYHLDDDDFLKLYSFESSPGRNNSLVQRLVVQSLKLSLIKRNEFHLRHKVLAKNMESTAVSYKSASLLEIMGPILERCQKVLLQFEKLLQDKPFVNSPTYMELKIASYILCIMNLPANVPLRIFLEEQCKYLVHHSRAILNGLKN encoded by the coding sequence ATGACTATATTTGCTGTACCAGGACCAGTAAAGGCCCTCTTTGATCATTTCCCTCTACAGACTTATCCACCAATCTCTAAACGTGATGATGCTATGAATTATGAGTTTGCACAAAGAACATACGATTTCCAAGGTCCCAACGCTGTGCAAGATGATATCAATAATACCTTTACGCTGGGTGTCTACAATACATTTCAGGAATCTAGCTCAGACGTTGCTCTAGCGACAGATCCCTGGTGTCTGTATGCACAATTAGCACTGTGTAAGAAGAATTCGTTAAAGCTACCACAAGTGACTAGAGCTGAATCAGGTAGACCGTCAAAACCACAACAGAAGATGGCACTTCTATCACCTTTAGCGACCCAGAACGAGTCTCTTCCCATTTTGGTAGAAGGTCATAACAAAAGATTCATCAGGTCAGCAGATAGTATTCAGGATACTTTGAAGAATAGAGCTGCTGAAGAACCTCAACAGTTGATGTACATTTCACTGCTAGACCATGTAATATACGACTGTTGGATTACACAAGTTCTTTACCATTTGGACGACGATGATTTCTTAAAATTGTACTCATTTGAATCCTCTCCAGGGCGTAATAACTCATTGGTTCAACGGTTAGTTGTACAAAGCTTAAAATTGTCATTGATTAAAAGAAATGAGTTCCATCTTCGTCATAAAGTGTTGGCGAAAAACATGGAGTCTACAGCAGTGTCTTACAAGTCAGCAAGCTTGCTGGAAATAATGGGCCCCATTCTCGAAAGGTGTCAAAAAGTATTATTACAGTTTGAGAAGTTGCTCCAAGACAAACCATTCGTCAATTCTCCTACATATATGGAGTTGAAAATTGCAAGTTACATCCTATGTATCATGAATTTACCCGCCAACGTTCCTCTAAGAATTTTCCTCGAGGAACAATGCAAGTATCTTGTACATCATTCAAGAGCCATCTTGAACGGCttaaaaaattaa
- the RQC1 gene encoding Rqc1p (similar to uniprot|Q05468 Saccharomyces cerevisiae YDR333C Hypothetical ORF), with amino-acid sequence MSISSHLISSHVLNFSLLITSEKFQYFNILQKVKLFDQNFRVSRPEMSSRALRKLQNDQELLDSLLGSPKTSDEKPKKSDIESKTQNANIFALMNDGDDEEGSDREVDQNQESPKNQEEEKPKVQLPTRSQKKAKKKNKKSSKGSKKSEEPLEESNNDDDDDNDDGELEAMIQQYKKHDALKYGVQDFDHKEDEEYDITLESFAHACKFYDLKNDSGFTQFPASCLQCCTGFFNNDFRKLDPHFEFKLLFDDISAESLEDIESMSSTHISPQQLKQVQRLKRLVRNWGGKDHRSVPTGPGSAAHRLQFTKIQEDWLPTPRGELSMQSLGTDDLCEWQLWQRPTDWKDVVEEDVNNWRKKVSFYKFEPLNPDISKKAMTEFYLSVILHPDHESLIHLISSKFPYHVPALLQVALITIRQGDRSNTSGLIQRALFVFDRALRAGIKFDSLSCQLPYTYFFNRQFFLAIFRYILLLAQRGAVATAGEWCKALWSLSPLEDPLGCRYFIDHYLLLNKEYHYLIELSKSPLMTCYRQWYTLGLALGTVLSYLRLENPQSAREELVRAFKYHAHSLASLFVEKLRGDPSLTQGLEFQADSTQVLETKAYGTRFGISWQKPENLNFLNTELTNLFKKFQTQDLEIAPAVSQEEVTVNPFFVEGIPVNLLRFSVLSEESPVMASIPTSVWSNHEVYEFDILPPTPTTKESRDFVEDVRTFINDQELARSQMDVDQDEALLSQIRQLSLEQFLEENPNVAPE; translated from the coding sequence ATGagcatctcatctcatcttatctcatctcatgtcttaaatttttcactctTAATTacaagtgaaaaattccagTACTTCAATATACTACAAAAAGTTAAACTATTTGACCAGAATTTTAGGGTTTCAAGGCCTGAAATGAGTTCTAGAGCATTGAGAAAGCTTCAAAATGACCAAGAATTGTTAGATTCTCTTCTTGGATCCCCCAAAACTAGTGATGAAAAGCCTAAAAAATCCGATATAGAGTCTAAGACTCAAAATGCAAATATATTCGCATTGATGAATGATGGCGATGACGAAGAAGGATCTGATCGTGAAGTTGACCAGAATCAGGAGTCTCCAAAGAACCAGGAGGAAGAAAAGCCCAAGGTGCAGCTTCCTACCAGGTCTCAAAAGAAGgcaaaaaagaagaataagaaaTCCTCTAAGGGCAGTAAAAAATCCGAGGAACCTCTAGAGGAATCtaataatgatgacgatgatgacaatgatgatggtgaattaGAAGCTATGATTCAGCAGTACAAGAAACATGATGCATTGAAATATGGTGTACAAGATTTCGATcataaagaagatgaagaatatgatATTACTCTAGAGTCCTTTGCTCATGCCTGTAAATTCtatgatttgaaaaatgatagCGGTTTTACTCAATTCCCAGCATCTTGTCTACAGTGCTGTACtggtttcttcaataatgATTTCAGGAAACTAGATCCtcattttgaatttaaGTTATTATTCGATGATATTTCTGCTGAATCCCTGGAAGATATTGAATCTATGAGCTCTACCCATATCTCACCTCAACAGTTGAAGCAGGTCCAACGTTTAAAACGTTTAGTGAGGAATTGGGGTGGTAAAGACCATCGCAGTGTGCCCACAGGACCAGGTAGTGCAGCACATCGTTtacaattcaccaaaattcaGGAAGATTGGTTACCAACCCCCAGAGGTGAACTATCTATGCAATCTCTGGGAACGGATGACCTTTGTGAATGGCAATTGTGGCAAAGACCCACAGATTGGAAAGACGTTGTTGAGGAAGACGTCAACAATTGGAGGAAAAAAGTGTCTTTTTACAAATTCGAACCGCTAAATCCTGATATCAGCAAAAAAGCAATGACAGAATTCTACCTAAGTGTAATACTACACCCAGATCATGAAAGTTTGATCCATTTaatatcatccaaattCCCATACCACGTACCTGCTCTTCTGCAAGTGGCTCTCATTACCATAAGACAAGGTGATAGGTCTAACACTAGTGGCTTAATTCAAAGAGCATTGTTTGTATTTGATCGTGCCTTGAGAGCAGGCATTAAATTTGACTCCCTCTCATGTCAATTACCATACACctatttcttcaacagaCAATTCTTTTTGGCTATCTTTAGATACATTCTTTTATTGGCTCAAAGAGGTGCTGTTGCTACCGCTGGTGAATGGTGCAAAGCTCTATGGTCATTGAGTCCTCTTGAAGATCCTTTAGGTTGCAGATATTTCATTGATCACTATTTACTTTTGAACAAGGAATACCATTATTTGATAGAACTCTCCAAATCTCCATTGATGACTTGTTACAGACAGTGGTATACATTGGGACTTGCCCTTGGTACTGTTCTCAGTTATTTACGTCTAGAAAATCCTCAGAGTGCTCGTGAAGAATTAGTGAGAGCATTCAAATACCATGCCCATTCGTTAGCATCATTATTTGTAGAAAAGTTAAGAGGTGACCCAAGTTTGACCCAGGGATTGGAATTCCAAGCTGATTCCACTCAAGTGTTAGAAACGAAAGCCTATGGTACTAGATTTGGCATATCGTGGCAGAAACCTGAAAATCTAAACTTCCTCAATACTGAATTGACAAATCtattcaagaaattccaaactCAAGATTTAGAAATTGCACCCGCTGTAtctcaagaagaagtaACGGTTAATCCATTTTTCGTTGAAGGTATACCAGTTAATCTATTGAGATTTTCTGTTCTTTCTGAAGAATCTCCAGTGATGGCAAGTATTCCTACTTCTGTGTGGTCAAATCACGAAGTTTACGAGTTTGACATTTTGCCGCCCACACCAACAACTAAGGAATCAAGAGACTTTGTTGAAGACGTCAGGACGTTTATCAatgatcaagaattggcaaGATCTCAAATGGATGTAGATCAAGACGAAGCTCTATTAAGTCAAATAAGACAGTTATCATTGGAACAGttcttggaagaaaatccaaatgtaGCACCAGAATGA
- the IPI1 gene encoding Ipi1p (similar to uniprot|P38803 Saccharomyces cerevisiae YHR085W IPI1 Protein of unknown function essential for viability may be involved in rRNA processing) → MSKTKKQKQKAQDFQKKKLKVGKPKAKASNVTDTSFVSRTISVKNQHLGEHDDDLTKRLSLLKHHNSTVRKETLQTFQKMIPTIINTRMMTPLLTQCIPLMCDESRQVRSTLMDLFNEVGQHNDQVLKLLCKMLVLYVNMAMTHITSAIQADSAKFLSCLLKYCGDEICRQAFVKLLTGLFSLLGWNQTKSQSARKLNAKQTAAYMDTLYELIRQGCQESVQADTDTELRSSTNQHLIPDYPQPYEYLKLFTRQLQTKDSPSTMVDLSTQDLGARQRVLKEQNLPIIHRQLDIYIKEGGETGKSANSLKKLLEDLQ, encoded by the coding sequence ATGTCAAAGACTaagaagcagaagcagaagGCTCAAGATttccagaagaagaaactcAAAGTTGGTAAACCCAAGGCTAAAGCTAGTAATGTTACTGATACTTCATTTGTATCTCGAACGATTTCAGTGAAGAATCAGCATTTGGGTGAACacgatgatgatttgaCCAAACGACTATCACTTTTGAAGCACCATAACTCAACGGTCAGGAAAGAAACCTTACaaacatttcaaaagatgataCCAACTATTATAAATACAAGGATGATGACTCCACTTTTAACCCAATGTATCCCACTGATGTGTGATGAAAGTAGACAGGTACGAAGTACACTAATGGATCTCTTCAATGAAGTTGGCCAGCATAACGATCAGGTGCTAAAGCTTCTTTGTAAAATGCTAGTTCTTTATGTGAATATGGCAATGACACACATTACTTCCGCGATCCAAGCTGATTCTGctaaatttctttcatgCTTGCTAAAGTACTGTGGTGATGAGATCTGTAGGCAGGCATTTGTCAAACTGCTTACAGGATTGTTCTCGCTACTGGGTTGGAATCAGACCAAATCTCAAAGTGCTAGGAAGCTCAATGCTAAGCAGACAGCTGCCTATATGGATACACTATATGAACTTATTAGACAAGGCTGTCAAGAGTCAGTACAGGCAGATACAGACACTGAGTTGCGAAGTTCGACAAACCAGCACTTAATTCCGGATTATCCACAACCTTATGAGTATTTGAAACTATTCACCAGGCAGTTGCAAACCAAAGATAGCCCGTCCACTATGGTAGACCTATCTACTCAAGATTTAGGCGCTCGTCAACGTGTGTTGAAGGAGCAAAATCTGCCCATTATTCACAGGCAACTAGACATATATATCAAAGAAGGTGGTGAAACCGGTAAGAGTGCCAATAgcttgaagaaattgctaGAGGATTTACAATAA
- the NAT5 gene encoding peptide alpha-N-acetyltransferase subunit NAT5 (similar to uniprot|Q08689 Saccharomyces cerevisiae YOR253W NAT5 Subunit of the N-terminal acetyltransferase NatA (Nat1p Ard1p Nat5p) N-terminally acetylates many proteins which influences multiple processes such as the cell cycle heat-shock resistance mating sporulation and telomeric silencing): MSRDIVSLDNVYANRLGTFVKLTNSILPVQYPDSFFQEIVQNKNGKETSFAQLAFYSEVAVGAVKAKLIANKKGGILPHGMYIEVLAVLEHYSGKGIGTKLLEYVESEAKKHYQHALYVHVASDNVRAITWYKKRGFEQDGDVLLDYYKNTTGSANALVLKKTF, encoded by the coding sequence ATGTCCCGCGATATAGTCTCCTTAGATAACGTCTATGCCAATAGGTTGGGAACTTTTGTGAAGTTAACCAATTCTATCCTACCAGTGCAATATCCagattctttctttcaagaGATCGTTCagaataaaaatggtaaagaAACTTCCTTTGCTCAATTAGCATTCTACAGTGAAGTTGCAGTTGGTGCAGTTAAGGCTAAACTTATAGCTAACAAGAAAGGTGGGATCCTACCTCATGGTATGTACATCGAAGTTCTAGCGGTGTTGGAACATTACAGCGGGAAGGGTATTGGCACTAAGTTGTTAGAGTATGTGGAAAGTGAGGCCAAGAAACATTACCAACATGCCTTATACGTCCACGTTGCTTCCGATAACGTTCGTGCTATAACCTGGTACAAAAAGCGTGGATTTGAGCAAGATGGTGATGTTCTTTTAGATTATTATAAGAATACAACGGGTTCAGCCAATGCCCTGGTATTGAAAAAGACATTTTAA
- the SEC63 gene encoding protein-transporting protein SEC63 (similar to uniprot|P14906 Saccharomyces cerevisiae YOR254C SEC63 Essential subunit of Sec63 complex (Sec63p Sec62p Sec66p and Sec72p) with Sec61 complex Kar2p/BiP and Lhs1p forms a channel competent for SRP-dependent and post-translational SRP-independent protein targeting and import into the ER) produces the protein MALNYDYDETSETWPFFLLTLLLVILVPLTLSQVYSLFNDSIDSQEIQDPRQRSIERKVEQISDSHTESSVWRFRRAFGKRSSKIWQKRNIVIIVGWVLVAMVVQSISQNDSIQDSRTVLFDPYEILGVSASAADREIKSAYRKLSVKFHPDKLGHDLAPEARTKMEEMYVQITKAYESLTDENVKENYLRYGHPDGPQSTSHGIALPRFLVDGAASPLVVLSYIVLLALIMPYFVSQWWSRTQAYTNKGIHTRTASHFVDRLINYKPSEVITVELIIHWLSEAYEFELLYPNLTADDFEQILLDHINRRDSSKIADTNAKYRIVAKCHSLLHGLLDIACGFRNTDIAIFTIETFKCIVQAVPHTPYRQILQLPNVNKTRFLEGLTDEVHTVGKLFTYDDKKIGQMLGIDDEDLLKETLTVAANIPQLRVLKAEFVVPGEKQVTPLSTPHISVKVLVHSAKQRVIPADKFPAEMLEESEDFEHQRDPFVIMEQEPLIPYSYAPYFPTKRRNAFCCLVGLQKDGKLIQTPVVVQKLSLVNLDKDLDKRTVKELGPSFKPEEWKIATIKLPLGQQAPAENGDVYFRVIIKSTDYFTTDLDFSICMHVTSAPVQEPQEVEEDEETENDSAEEDEEEDDDEEGSDSDYSDIDTDTEVEEDSGKVKNT, from the coding sequence ATGGCACTGAATTACGATTATGATGAGACCAGTGAGACGTGGCCATTTTTCCTATTGACACTTCTATTGGTGATTCTCGTGCCCTTGACGTTATCTCAAGTGTACAGTTTATTCAATGACAGTATCGATTCTCAGGAAATTCAAGATCCACGTCAGAGATCCATTGAGAGGAAGGTAGAACAAATTAGCGATTCTCATACTGAGAGCAGTGTTTGGAGATTTAGAAGGGCATTTGGTAAGAGAAGCTCGAAAATATGGCAAAAGAGAAacattgttattattgttggATGGGTTCTTGTAGCAATGGTGGTCCAATCCATTAGCCAAAATGATTCAATTCAAGATTCTAGGACGGTTCTCTTTGATCCTTATGAAATTTTAGGTGTTTCTGCCAGCGCCGCAGATAGAGAGATCAAATCTGCATACAGAAAATTATCGGTTAAATTCCATCCAGATAAATTGGGTCATGATTTAGCTCCTGAAGCGAGAACAAAGATGGAAGAGATGTATGTTCAAATTACCAAGGCTTACGAATCTTTAACAGATGAAAACGTTAAGGAGAATTATTTGAGATATGGTCACCCTGATGGTCCACAGAGTACCTCTCATGGTATTGCTCTACCAAGATTCTTAGTCGATGGTGCTGCATCTCCATTGGTGGTCTTATCTTATATTGTTTTGCTTGCATTGATTATGCCTTATTTCGTTAGTCAATGGTGGTCAAGAACTCAAGCCTACACCAACAAGGGAATCCATACAAGAACCGCTTCTCATTTCGTTGATAGATTGATAAATTACAAACCATCTGAAGTTATCACCGTGGAGTTAATTATCCATTGGTTATCCGAAGCCTATGAATTTGAACTTCTCTACCCAAATTTGACTGCAgatgattttgaacaaattttaCTTGATCACATTAATAGAAGAGATTCCTCCAAGATTGCAGATACTAACGCTAAGTATAGAATTGTGGCCAAGTGCCATTCTCTATTGCACGGGCTGTTAGATATTGCTTGCGGATTTAGGAACACCGATATTGCCATCTTTACCATTGAAACTTTCAAATGTATTGTACAAGCCGTACCTCACACACCCTACCGTCAAATTTTACAGCTACCCAATGTCAACAAGACTAGATTTTTGGAAGGTCTTACAGATGAAGTCCATACCGTGGGTAAACTTTTCACCtatgatgataaaaaaattggacaAATGTTGGGCattgacgatgaagatcTTTTGAAGGAAACCTTGACCGTGGCGGCAAATATCCCACAATTGAGAGTGCTAAAGGCAGAATTCGTGGTCCCCGGTGAAAAACAGGTAACACCATTGTCTACCCCACATATCTCTGTTAAAGTTTTAGTACATTCAGCAAAACAAAGAGTGATTCCAGCAGATAAATTCCCTGCTGAAATGCTggaagaatctgaagattttgaacaCCAAAGAGATCCGTTTGTTATTATGGAGCAAGAGCCATTAATTCCTTATTCATATGCACCATATTTCCCTACAAAGAGACGTAACGCCTTCTGCTGTTTGGTAGGACTACAaaaagatggtaaattaaTTCAAActcctgttgttgttcaaAAACTTTCTCTTGTGAACTTGGATAAAGATCTTGACAAGAGAACCGTTAAGGAATTGGGACCTAGTTTCAAACCAGAAGAATGGAAGATCGCAACAATCAAACTACCTCTAGGACAGCAGGCCCCAGCTGAGAATGGTGATGTCTATTTCAGAGTTATCATAAAATCAACAGACTATTTCACTACAGATTTAGACTTCAGCATTTGCATGCACGTCACATCGGCTCCAGTGCAAGAACCACAAGAAGtggaggaagatgaagagacCGAAAACGATTCTGctgaggaagatgaagaagaagacgacGATGAGGAAGGAAGCGATAGTGACTACAGTGACATCGACACGGATACAGAAGTCGAAGAGGATAGTGGGAAGGTTAAAAACACTTaa